A region from the Clostridia bacterium genome encodes:
- the pcrA gene encoding DNA helicase PcrA, with amino-acid sequence MDPADDLLRGLNPRQREAVEHPGGPVLVLAGAGSGKTRVLTHRVAYLIRRHRVPAGRILAITFTNKAANEMKERLEVLLGGQVRDLWVSTFHAACVRILRRDIPALGYPRSFVIYDEADQQALLRRGLKELNLDEKRYPPRSLAAAIGQLKNQLWTPERAQHEARDLYARQVARVYAWYQEKLKENFALDFDDLIMQTVILFREHPEILRYYQEKFLHILVDEYQDTNHAQYVLVSLLGARHRNVYVVGDPDQSIYRWRGADIRNILEFERDYPEARVILLEQNYRSTQAILEAANALIRQNRERPDKALWTENDYGLPPVGYEALDESDEARFVAREILRLRQEEGRPFSHFAVLYRTHAQSRVLEECFLRLGLPYEVFGGVRFYERKEIKDLLAYLRVLVNPADTVSLERIINVPRRGVGDVTWSRILAEAAAGGRTAWEVLADAGRLEGVSRRVKNNLSRLVEFMEALRAEKDALPVTRLVERLLEDSGYLAELRADATPEGQARLENVEEFLSVALAYDREPEPEKSLEDFLARLSLVTDIDQLREADRVVLLTLHMAKGLEFPVVFLVGLEEGVFPHVRSLGERAELEEERRLCYVGMTRARERLYLTWARVRTLYGYTEAHPVSRFVQEIPPSLIMLEEAVEAEPSPPAADGFRLGEVVEHARWGRGVVVQVSPGQVTVAFPEAGIKHLLLEYAPLRKVEDG; translated from the coding sequence ATGGACCCCGCGGACGATCTCCTGCGCGGCCTTAACCCCCGCCAGCGCGAGGCGGTAGAACACCCCGGCGGGCCGGTGCTGGTGCTGGCCGGAGCCGGCAGCGGCAAGACGCGGGTGCTCACCCACCGGGTGGCCTACCTGATACGCCGCCACCGGGTTCCTGCCGGCCGCATCCTGGCCATCACCTTCACCAATAAGGCGGCCAACGAAATGAAGGAGAGGCTCGAGGTCCTGCTGGGGGGCCAGGTGCGGGACCTGTGGGTCAGCACCTTTCACGCGGCCTGCGTGCGCATCCTGCGGCGGGACATTCCCGCCCTGGGCTATCCGAGGAGTTTTGTCATCTACGACGAGGCCGACCAGCAGGCGCTTCTGCGCCGGGGTCTCAAGGAGCTGAACCTGGACGAAAAGCGCTACCCGCCGCGCAGCCTGGCTGCAGCCATCGGCCAGCTCAAGAACCAGCTGTGGACCCCGGAGCGGGCGCAGCACGAGGCCCGCGACCTCTACGCCCGCCAGGTGGCCCGGGTCTACGCCTGGTACCAGGAGAAGCTGAAAGAGAACTTCGCCCTGGATTTCGACGACCTCATCATGCAGACCGTCATCCTTTTCCGGGAGCATCCGGAAATCCTCCGCTACTACCAGGAAAAGTTCCTGCACATACTGGTAGACGAGTACCAGGACACCAACCACGCCCAGTACGTGCTGGTCAGCCTCCTGGGGGCCCGGCACCGGAACGTCTACGTGGTGGGCGATCCCGACCAGTCCATTTACCGCTGGCGGGGGGCAGACATAAGAAACATCCTGGAATTCGAGCGCGACTACCCCGAGGCCCGGGTCATTCTTCTGGAGCAGAACTACCGCTCCACCCAGGCCATCCTGGAGGCGGCCAACGCCCTGATCCGTCAGAACCGGGAGCGGCCGGACAAGGCCCTGTGGACGGAAAACGACTACGGGCTGCCTCCGGTGGGCTACGAGGCGCTGGACGAGAGCGACGAGGCGCGGTTCGTGGCCCGGGAGATACTCCGGCTGCGCCAGGAAGAGGGCCGGCCCTTCAGCCATTTCGCCGTGCTCTACCGCACCCACGCCCAGTCCCGGGTCCTGGAAGAGTGCTTCCTCCGGCTGGGGCTGCCCTACGAGGTCTTCGGGGGGGTGCGCTTCTACGAGCGCAAGGAGATCAAGGACCTTCTGGCCTACCTCCGGGTGCTGGTCAACCCCGCGGACACGGTAAGCCTGGAGCGGATAATCAACGTGCCCCGGCGCGGGGTGGGAGACGTGACCTGGAGCCGCATCCTGGCCGAGGCGGCGGCGGGCGGCCGCACCGCCTGGGAGGTTCTGGCGGACGCCGGCCGCCTGGAAGGGGTGAGCCGGCGGGTGAAGAACAACCTTTCCCGGCTGGTGGAATTCATGGAGGCCCTGCGGGCGGAGAAAGACGCCCTTCCCGTAACCCGCTTGGTGGAAAGGCTGCTGGAGGACAGCGGCTATTTGGCCGAACTGCGGGCGGACGCCACTCCCGAGGGCCAGGCGCGGCTGGAAAACGTGGAGGAGTTCCTCTCCGTGGCCCTGGCCTACGACCGCGAGCCCGAACCGGAAAAGAGCCTGGAGGACTTCCTGGCCCGGCTGTCCCTGGTAACCGATATCGACCAGTTGCGGGAGGCCGACCGGGTGGTGCTGCTCACCCTGCACATGGCCAAAGGGCTGGAGTTTCCGGTAGTCTTCCTGGTGGGGCTGGAAGAAGGGGTCTTCCCCCACGTCCGCTCCCTGGGCGAGCGGGCGGAACTGGAGGAGGAGCGCCGCCTCTGCTACGTGGGCATGACCCGCGCGCGCGAGCGGCTCTACCTCACCTGGGCGCGGGTGCGGACCCTCTACGGCTACACCGAGGCCCACCCGGTCTCGCGCTTCGTGCAGGAGATCCCTCCCTCGCTTATAATGCTGGAGGAAGCGGTGGAAGCGGAGCCGTCCCCGCCCGCCGCCGACGGGTTCCGCCTGGGCGAGGTGGTGGAGCACGCCCGCTGGGGCCGGGGCGTGGTGGTGCAGGTGTCGCCCGGCCAGGTGACCGTGGCCTTCCCCGAGGCCGGGATCAAGCACCTGCTGCTGGAGTACGCGCCCCTGCGCAAGGTGGAGGACGGCTGA